In Panacibacter microcysteis, the genomic stretch CACAACATCCTGTTTGTATCTTTTTGAAAGGTCTTCCAAATTATATTTAAGGCTATCTAATGTTCCGTGCCATTGAGGGTAATAAGACTGACCAATAACATCAAAGGTTGCATTACGCTGTAGCATATTGTCTATGAACCAGCGTGATGCTGCATTTTGGCCACCACAGGCAATGTGCAGCATCACAGGTATTGCACGATCCACGGCCTTTACGCCGTTGGTACCTGCTTTAAATAAAGCAGCCACTTTGTCCATATCGTCGGTTTTGCCATCGGGCCATATAAAACCATGATTGATTTCGTTTCCCACCTGCACCATATCTGGCAGGGTACCCTGCTTTTTCAGTTCTGTCAGTACATCTTTCGTATAACCCTCCACCGCCACCAGCAACTGGTCAAAAGTAAGATCTTCCCATGCTGCCGGCTTAAACTGTTTTCCGGGGTCGGCCCATGTATCGCTGTAATGAAAGTCAAGCAGGAATCTGAGCCCTGCGGCTTTTATTCTTTTGGCCATTACTTTTGTTTGCTCTAGCCCGCAATAATCTTTTCCCGGGCTGTAGCCGCTGTCTGCACCCGGATCGTTGAAAATACGCAGCCGAACGTAATTGAAGCCGGACTGTTTCAATATGTTTACTGCGTCGTCTTCTTTACCGTCAACCGAAAAACGTATGCCTTTATCTTCCAGTTCAGGCAGAAAAGAAATATCTGCACCCAAAATCTTTTCAGCTTTGTCTTTTTGTGCAAAAAGTGCGGCTGAAACAAGTAGTACGAATGACACGCAAAACAATCCTTTAAAAAGCATATAAGCTTGTAAATTTAGTTTATGGTTCAATTTACAACTGTGATCCTTAAGTTTGACCAACAGGGTGAAAAAACAGGCTGGACATATATTATAGTTCCTGCTGATATTGCACAACAACTGATGCCGGGCAATAAAAAAAGTTTTCGCGTAAAAGGCAGACTGGACGAGTTTGCCATTGAACGGTTGGCTTTGATGCCTGCCGGTGGCGGAGATTTTATTATGCCCTTAAATGCTGCCACCAGGAAAGGCATTGGCAAAAAACAGGGAGCTATGGTTACTGCCACACTTGAAGCAGACAATAAAGAAATACAACCGCCTGAGGATTTTATAGAATGTCTGAAAGATGAACCCGGCGCGTATGATTTTTTCTTTGGACTGGCAAAATCTCACCGGCTATACTTTATTAACTGGATAAATGAAGCAAAAACGATACAAACAAAAACAAAGCGTATTGCCCAGGCAGTGAATGCCCTCGCCAGGCAACTTGATTTTGGTACAATGATCAGGTCTATTAAAAAAGAAAACGAAATGCTGAAAGGCAGGTGATATAAATCAGATTTTTCTTTTATTGATATTGTTTTCATCCCTTCGCACTAATCTTCGCTTCAGCTGAATAAAGTTGCAACCGTACAAGGGTGCGACGCAACAGCAGCCTCATGTATGCACTGCTGCCGGGTTCATAATAAAAACAAAAGATCAATGTCTTAAGCCGTGATACTCATGCTTCGGTAAACAGTTAAGGTTTAATGAATATCGGTAGAGTAAATTAGGTTATCCATTCACTGAATCATTGTTATGAAAAAAGTTTGCATGGTAGTTTATGCCTGCGTGCTTTCGTGCTGCATGCATGGCCAACCTTCCCGGGATTTTGCGGCTTTTCGCGACGCCTTTGTAACAACATATAAAAAACTTGAAATACGTCCTGCGGCACCTTCATATGCAGACAATCTTCAAAATATACCCCGCCTGCCAGACATTCAGCAACAACTGGCTTTTTTCAGGGACGCAGAAAAGAAGATAGCCGGTTTTGCCAATCTCTGGCTTGGTGAGGAAGAGTTACTTGACCTGGACATGATGAAATTTGAGACCAATCTTAACCTGCAAAGGCTGGCACTCGAAAAAAAATGGGCTGAGGAAAAGCCGTCTGTTATTCCATCTGGTAATATTTACCAAATTCCTCATGGTAAAGAATGGTATACATATTTATTAAACAGATATACAGGCGAGAATGTTAATGCAGATGAAATTTTTCTCAATGATTCTGAAGAAGCAACGCGCCTGGGCCGGCAAATTGATACATTGGCAGCAGCCCATGGTCTCTCTCTGCAGCAGTTGATTATACATATGCAGGACCGTGCGTTTGCCCCTGAAACTGACACCGGCAAGTCAACTGCGGTTGCAAATGCTGCCCGGCTTATACACAGCAAAATGCCTTTGTTGTTTAACCAGCCATCAGCATTTACTGTTGGCTTTGCAGATGAAAAGCTGTTGCCTGGCAATCACCCCGGTGAGCAATATCATACACATGTAACCAGCATGTACCTATATAAGCTATTACCCGGCGCTTATTACCAGCAGCAGTTGGCTGCCAGGGCGGTCAAAAGCCCTGTACAGGCATTGTTCCGGTATGATAACTTTACCAATGCCTGGGCTGCATATGCAGAAACCCTTGGCAAAGAAATGGACGTGTACAGCAGTTTCTACGAAGAAATTAGCCAGTTGCAATGTGCGCTGTTGCGTTGCGTTCGTTCCGTTTTAGATATCGGGATCAACTTTTATGGCTGGGCAGATGATAAAGCCATAAACACCTGGCAGGCATATATGCCAGCCGGCGTTGGGAACGTGCAACAGGAAATTTATGCAGTAAAACACCTGCCCGCTCATGCTGTGGCATGCAGTTATGGCTGTATGCTCTTTGTACAATGGAAAAAAGAACTGCAGGCAAGACAAGGATCATCTTTTAACATACGCGACTTCCACGACAGGCTCCTGAAAAAAGGCGCTCTTCCCTTTTTTATGGTTAAAAAGAACGTCTTTCGCAAATCAGCATCAGCGCATACTTCCGGCATCTCCACTGCCACCCGTTAATTTTTTTCTGTTATACGTAAACGTTTAAGCCGTTAATGGAGTTATTTTGCAGCTTAAAACTGCCGCCCCTGTACATTATGTCCACAAAATCAATGCACCAAATACAAAATGGCAGTTTTGAACATACAGGCAACGTATTTGTTGTTTGTATTTAAACGGATAACTACAATGATAACAGTATCAGACAACGCAAAAAATTACATCGATCACCTGCTGGCCGAGCAACACAAAGAGCCGGGCACTTTTGTACGCGTGGGCGTGAAGGCCGGTGGTTGTTCTGGTTTGGAATACAAACTTGACTTTGACACCATGACAAAAGAAGGTGATGAAATGTATGAAGACAAAGGCATTAAGATTGTAGTAGATTTTAAAAGCCTGCTGTACCTCTACGGTACAGAACTCGACTATACAGGTGGGCTTGATGGCAAAGGCTTATTCTTTAATAATCCCAACGCTACCAGAACCTGTGGTTGCGGAGAAAGTTTTGCAGTGTAAATTTGCATTTTGAAACCTGAAAAAGGAACATGAGTAACAACAACGATATATTAGAGCGGTTGACCAGCGAACCCTACGAGTATGGGTTTGTAACAGACATTGAGATGGAAATAGCACCCAAGGGTCTGAATGAAGACACGGTGCGTTTTATCTCGGCCAAAAAGAATGAACCTGAGTGGTTGCTGGAGTGGCGTATGAAGGGTTTAAAACATTTTCAGCAATCTGAAATGCCGCAATGGCAAAATTTTGACATGCCGTCCATAGATTTCCAGGATATTTCTTACTACGCGGCTCCTACAAAAAAACCTTCTTATAACAGTCTTGATGAAGTTGACCCTGAGTTATTGGCAACTTTTGAAAAACTGGGCATTCCCATCAACGAACAAAAAGCCCTTGCCGGCGTAGCGGTTGATGTGGTCTTTGACAGCGTTTCTGTTAAAACCACTTTCCGCGATAAGCTGGAAGAAATGGGTATCATTTTCTGCTCATTCAGCGAGGCTGTTCAAAAGCACCCCGACCTGGTGAAAAAATACCTGGGAAGCGTGGTGCCTATAACTGATAATATCTTTTCTGCATTGAATGCAGCGGTTGTTTCAGATGGCTCTTTTGTATACATACCAAAAGGTGTACGCTGCCCCATGGAGCTTTCTACTTACTTCCGCATCAATGCGCAGAATACCGGCCAGTTCGAAAGAACACTGATTATTGCAGATGAAGGAAGTTATGTAAGCTACCTGGAAGGTTGTACAGCGCCAATGCGCGACGAAAACCAGTTGCATGCAGCAGTAGTAGAATTGATTGCGCTGGATAATGCGGAGATTAAATATTCCACTGTGCAAAACTGGTATCCAGGCGACAAAGACGGCAAAGGAGGTATTTACAATTTTGTAACGAAGCGTGGCATTTGTAAAGGTGTAAACTCGAAAATATCATGGACACAGGTAGAAACCGGCTCTGCTATTACATGGAAATACCCAAGCTGTATTTTACGTGGCGATAACTCTGTGGGCGAATTTTACTCCGTGGCGCTTACCAAGAACAAGCAGATTGCAGATACCGGTACGAAAATGTACCATATTGGTAAAAACACCCGCAGCCGTATTATTTCGAAAGGTATTTCTGCCGGTAATGGTCAGAACAGTTACCGCGGTCTGGTACAGGTAGGTACAGGTGCTGTAAATGCGCGCAACTTTACACAATGTGATTCTTTACTGATCGGCGATCGTTGTGGTGCACATACATTCCCATACATTGAATCGAAAAACAGCACCGCAATAGTAGAGCACGAAGCTACCACATCCAAGATTGGCGAAGACCAGATCTTTTACCTTAACCAACGGGGTATAGAAACAGAAAAAGCAGTAGCGTTAATCGTAAATGGTTATGCAAAAGAAGTGTTGAACCAGTTGCCGATGGAGTTTGCAGTAGAAGCGCAAAAATTGTTGGCAATCTCTTTGGAAGGCAGCGTGGGCTAAGCAATATCACGGGTCGGTTAGCAGAAGAACATTGGTGTTGAACCCGGCAGTTGAATAAGCATTGGGCTTTTGTTGCGTCGCACTCTTGTACTTCCGGTACAAGGCTCGGCAACACCAAACGTCAGAAAGCAGTCTGCAACTGGTAATCGTCTTTCTCACTTAGCGGCTTCGCACCATGCTCATGTATATTCAGCCGCACAAGTGAGTGACACAACAGGCGATGAGTAAACAGGTAAAAGCTTGTAACATAAAAAACAACAATAATCCAGCATTTAATCAGGAACACATGTTAAGTATTAAAAATCTGAGAGCATCTGTAGAAGGAAAAGAGATCTTAAAAGGTTTAAACCTCGAAATAAAAGCAGGCGAAGTGCATGCTATCATGGGGCCCAATGGTTCCGGGAAGAGCACATTGGCATCTGTACTTGCAGGCAATGAAAACTATGAAGTGACCGGAGGTGAAGCCTGGTTTGATGGTAAAAATCTTTTAGACCTTTCTCCTGAAGATCGTGCAAGAGAAGGTGTGTTCCTGGCATTTCAATACCCTGTTGAAATACCAGGTGTATCAAACATCAATTTTCTTAGAACGGCGATGAGTGAGATAAGGGCTTACCGTGGTTTACCACCAATGGAAGCCAAAGAGTTTTTAAAAACCGTAAAGGAAAAACAAAAACTCGTAGAATTTGATGCGGCGCTGGCCAACCGCTCTTTAAATGAAGGTTTTTCGGGCGGTGAGAAAAAACGAAACGAAATTTTTCAGCTCGCCATGCTGGAGCCAAAGTTGGCTATACTGGATGAGACTGATTCTGGTTTGGATATTGATGCCTTACGAATTGTTTCAAAAGGCGTAAACAAATTGCGGTCTGATAAAAATGCTTTCCTCATTATTACGCACTACCAGCGCCTGCTGGATTATATAGTGCCGGATTTTGTGCATGTTTTGTATAATGGACAGATTGTAAAAACAGGTAGTAAAGAGCTGGCGCTGGAACTGGAAGAAAAAGGATACGACTGGTTGAAAGAAACTTCCAAGGCAACTGAGCTGGCATAAATAAGGTACGCTTTTAACAGGGCATTGTTACAATGATTTGAGTATTTACATACCAACAAGATGATCCAACAAATTACAACATCATTATACGATCAGCTTATTGCTGACTTTGAATTACGATCCATTTTGTCTGCATCGTCTGAAACGCAGGATGTGCAGGCGCTGAGAAAAGATGGTTTTGCACATTTTAAAAGACTCGCTTTTCCAAACACAAAAGTGGAAGACTGGAAATACGTGAACCTCTCTCCTGTTCTTAAAGAATCATTTATTACCGAACCGGAAGAAGATGTTTTATCAGCCGATGAAAAGACTATTGAAAATGCCACCATA encodes the following:
- a CDS encoding glycosyl hydrolase 53 family protein; the encoded protein is MSFVLLVSAALFAQKDKAEKILGADISFLPELEDKGIRFSVDGKEDDAVNILKQSGFNYVRLRIFNDPGADSGYSPGKDYCGLEQTKVMAKRIKAAGLRFLLDFHYSDTWADPGKQFKPAAWEDLTFDQLLVAVEGYTKDVLTELKKQGTLPDMVQVGNEINHGFIWPDGKTDDMDKVAALFKAGTNGVKAVDRAIPVMLHIACGGQNAASRWFIDNMLQRNATFDVIGQSYYPQWHGTLDSLKYNLEDLSKRYKQDVVVVEYTYKKTEVNDIAFSLPAKNLKGTFIWEPLNTWEFIFEQDGKANDLLKLYPAIANKYNIRLLK
- a CDS encoding YdeI/OmpD-associated family protein; its protein translation is MVQFTTVILKFDQQGEKTGWTYIIVPADIAQQLMPGNKKSFRVKGRLDEFAIERLALMPAGGGDFIMPLNAATRKGIGKKQGAMVTATLEADNKEIQPPEDFIECLKDEPGAYDFFFGLAKSHRLYFINWINEAKTIQTKTKRIAQAVNALARQLDFGTMIRSIKKENEMLKGR
- the sufC gene encoding Fe-S cluster assembly ATPase SufC — protein: MLSIKNLRASVEGKEILKGLNLEIKAGEVHAIMGPNGSGKSTLASVLAGNENYEVTGGEAWFDGKNLLDLSPEDRAREGVFLAFQYPVEIPGVSNINFLRTAMSEIRAYRGLPPMEAKEFLKTVKEKQKLVEFDAALANRSLNEGFSGGEKKRNEIFQLAMLEPKLAILDETDSGLDIDALRIVSKGVNKLRSDKNAFLIITHYQRLLDYIVPDFVHVLYNGQIVKTGSKELALELEEKGYDWLKETSKATELA
- a CDS encoding HesB/IscA family protein → MITVSDNAKNYIDHLLAEQHKEPGTFVRVGVKAGGCSGLEYKLDFDTMTKEGDEMYEDKGIKIVVDFKSLLYLYGTELDYTGGLDGKGLFFNNPNATRTCGCGESFAV
- a CDS encoding DUF885 family protein → MVVYACVLSCCMHGQPSRDFAAFRDAFVTTYKKLEIRPAAPSYADNLQNIPRLPDIQQQLAFFRDAEKKIAGFANLWLGEEELLDLDMMKFETNLNLQRLALEKKWAEEKPSVIPSGNIYQIPHGKEWYTYLLNRYTGENVNADEIFLNDSEEATRLGRQIDTLAAAHGLSLQQLIIHMQDRAFAPETDTGKSTAVANAARLIHSKMPLLFNQPSAFTVGFADEKLLPGNHPGEQYHTHVTSMYLYKLLPGAYYQQQLAARAVKSPVQALFRYDNFTNAWAAYAETLGKEMDVYSSFYEEISQLQCALLRCVRSVLDIGINFYGWADDKAINTWQAYMPAGVGNVQQEIYAVKHLPAHAVACSYGCMLFVQWKKELQARQGSSFNIRDFHDRLLKKGALPFFMVKKNVFRKSASAHTSGISTATR
- the sufB gene encoding Fe-S cluster assembly protein SufB translates to MSNNNDILERLTSEPYEYGFVTDIEMEIAPKGLNEDTVRFISAKKNEPEWLLEWRMKGLKHFQQSEMPQWQNFDMPSIDFQDISYYAAPTKKPSYNSLDEVDPELLATFEKLGIPINEQKALAGVAVDVVFDSVSVKTTFRDKLEEMGIIFCSFSEAVQKHPDLVKKYLGSVVPITDNIFSALNAAVVSDGSFVYIPKGVRCPMELSTYFRINAQNTGQFERTLIIADEGSYVSYLEGCTAPMRDENQLHAAVVELIALDNAEIKYSTVQNWYPGDKDGKGGIYNFVTKRGICKGVNSKISWTQVETGSAITWKYPSCILRGDNSVGEFYSVALTKNKQIADTGTKMYHIGKNTRSRIISKGISAGNGQNSYRGLVQVGTGAVNARNFTQCDSLLIGDRCGAHTFPYIESKNSTAIVEHEATTSKIGEDQIFYLNQRGIETEKAVALIVNGYAKEVLNQLPMEFAVEAQKLLAISLEGSVG